One Tursiops truncatus isolate mTurTru1 chromosome 3, mTurTru1.mat.Y, whole genome shotgun sequence DNA segment encodes these proteins:
- the GNA15 gene encoding guanine nucleotide-binding protein subunit alpha-15 isoform X1: MARSLTWRCCAWCLTEDEKSAARIDQEINKILLQQKKRDQGELKLLLLGPGESGKSTFIKQMRIIHGAGYSEEERKSFRSLVYQNIFVSMQSMIEAMERLQIPFSWPESKHRANLIMSQDPYRVTTFEKHYAVAMQWLWRDSGIRACYERRRDFHLLDSAVYYLSNLDRIMEEGYIPTSQDVLRSRMPTTGINEYCFSVQKTSLRIVDVGGQKSERKKWIHCFENVIALIYLASLSEYDQCLEENNQENRMKESLALFGTILELPWFKSTSVILFLNKTDILEEKIPTSHLATYFPSFQGPKQDTEAAKKFILDMYTGMYTSCVDGADGSRKGSCSRRLFSHYTCATDTQNIRKVFKDVRDSVLARYLADINLL; this comes from the exons ATGGCCCGCTCGCTGACCTGGCGCTGCTGCGCCTGGTGCCTGACCGAGGACGAGAAGTCGGCGGCCCGGATCGACCAGGAAATCAACAAGATCCTCCTGCAGCAGAAGAAGCGGGACCAAGGGGAGCTGAAGCTGCTGCTCTTGG gccctggcgAGAGCGGGAAGAGCACGTTCATCAAGCAGATGCGTATTATCCACGGGGCGGGCTACTCGGAGGAGGAACGCAAGAGCTTCCGGAGCCTGGTCTACCAGAACATCTTCGTGTCCATGCAGAGCATGATTGAGGCTATGGAACGGCTGCAGATCCCCTTCAGCTGGCCCGAGAGCAAG CACCGGGCCAACCTGATCATGAGCCAGGACCCCTACAGGGTGACCACCTTCGAGAAGCACTACGCCGTGGCCATGCAGTGGCTGTGGAGGGACTCCGGCATCCGCGCCTGCTACGAGCGCCGGCGCGATTTCCACCTGCTCGACTCGGCAGTGTA CTACCTGTCAAATCTGGACCGCATCATGGAGGAGGGCTACATCCCTACCTCGCAGGACGTGCTCCGCAGCCGCATGCCCACCACCGGCATCAACGAGTACTGCTTCTCCGTGCAGAAAACCAGCCTGCG GATCGTGGACGTCGGGGGCCAAAAGTCAGAACGCAAGAAGTGGATCCACTGCTTCGAGAATGTGATCGCCCTCATCTACCTGGCCTCGCTGAGCGAATACGACCAGTGTCTGGAGGAAAACAACCAAGAG AACCGAATGAAGGAGAGCCTGGCCCTGTTTGGCACCATCCTGGAACTGCCCTGGTTCAAAAGCACTTCCGTCATCCTCTTCCTCAACAAAACTGACATCCTGGAGGAGAAgatccccacctcccacctggcTACCTACTTCCCCAGTTTCCAGG GCCCGAAGCAGGACACGGAGGCAGCCAAGAAGTTCATCCTGGACATGTACACCGGCATGTACACCAGCTGTGTGGACGGCGCAGACGGGAGCAGGAAGGGCTCTTGCTCCCGCCGCCTCTTCAGCCACTACACGTGCGCTACGGACACACAGAACATCCGCAAGGTCTTCAAGGACGTGCGGGACTCAGTCCTGGCCCGCTACCTGGCCGACATCAACCTGCTGTGA
- the GNA15 gene encoding guanine nucleotide-binding protein subunit alpha-15 isoform X2 has protein sequence MRIIHGAGYSEEERKSFRSLVYQNIFVSMQSMIEAMERLQIPFSWPESKHRANLIMSQDPYRVTTFEKHYAVAMQWLWRDSGIRACYERRRDFHLLDSAVYYLSNLDRIMEEGYIPTSQDVLRSRMPTTGINEYCFSVQKTSLRIVDVGGQKSERKKWIHCFENVIALIYLASLSEYDQCLEENNQENRMKESLALFGTILELPWFKSTSVILFLNKTDILEEKIPTSHLATYFPSFQGPKQDTEAAKKFILDMYTGMYTSCVDGADGSRKGSCSRRLFSHYTCATDTQNIRKVFKDVRDSVLARYLADINLL, from the exons ATGCGTATTATCCACGGGGCGGGCTACTCGGAGGAGGAACGCAAGAGCTTCCGGAGCCTGGTCTACCAGAACATCTTCGTGTCCATGCAGAGCATGATTGAGGCTATGGAACGGCTGCAGATCCCCTTCAGCTGGCCCGAGAGCAAG CACCGGGCCAACCTGATCATGAGCCAGGACCCCTACAGGGTGACCACCTTCGAGAAGCACTACGCCGTGGCCATGCAGTGGCTGTGGAGGGACTCCGGCATCCGCGCCTGCTACGAGCGCCGGCGCGATTTCCACCTGCTCGACTCGGCAGTGTA CTACCTGTCAAATCTGGACCGCATCATGGAGGAGGGCTACATCCCTACCTCGCAGGACGTGCTCCGCAGCCGCATGCCCACCACCGGCATCAACGAGTACTGCTTCTCCGTGCAGAAAACCAGCCTGCG GATCGTGGACGTCGGGGGCCAAAAGTCAGAACGCAAGAAGTGGATCCACTGCTTCGAGAATGTGATCGCCCTCATCTACCTGGCCTCGCTGAGCGAATACGACCAGTGTCTGGAGGAAAACAACCAAGAG AACCGAATGAAGGAGAGCCTGGCCCTGTTTGGCACCATCCTGGAACTGCCCTGGTTCAAAAGCACTTCCGTCATCCTCTTCCTCAACAAAACTGACATCCTGGAGGAGAAgatccccacctcccacctggcTACCTACTTCCCCAGTTTCCAGG GCCCGAAGCAGGACACGGAGGCAGCCAAGAAGTTCATCCTGGACATGTACACCGGCATGTACACCAGCTGTGTGGACGGCGCAGACGGGAGCAGGAAGGGCTCTTGCTCCCGCCGCCTCTTCAGCCACTACACGTGCGCTACGGACACACAGAACATCCGCAAGGTCTTCAAGGACGTGCGGGACTCAGTCCTGGCCCGCTACCTGGCCGACATCAACCTGCTGTGA
- the GNA15 gene encoding guanine nucleotide-binding protein subunit alpha-15 isoform X3: protein MARSLTWRCCAWCLTEDEKSAARIDQEINKILLQQKKRDQGELKLLLLGPGESGKSTFIKQMRIIHGAGYSEEERKSFRSLVYQNIFVSMQSMIEAMERLQIPFSWPESKHRANLIMSQDPYRVTTFEKHYAVAMQWLWRDSGIRACYERRRDFHLLDSAVYYLSNLDRIMEEGYIPTSQDVLRSRMPTTGINEYCFSVQKTSLRIVDVGGQKSERKKWIHCFENVIALIYLASLSEYDQCLEENNQENRMKESLALFGTILELPWFKSTSVILFLNKTDILEEKIPTSHLATYFPSFQETPVTLN, encoded by the exons ATGGCCCGCTCGCTGACCTGGCGCTGCTGCGCCTGGTGCCTGACCGAGGACGAGAAGTCGGCGGCCCGGATCGACCAGGAAATCAACAAGATCCTCCTGCAGCAGAAGAAGCGGGACCAAGGGGAGCTGAAGCTGCTGCTCTTGG gccctggcgAGAGCGGGAAGAGCACGTTCATCAAGCAGATGCGTATTATCCACGGGGCGGGCTACTCGGAGGAGGAACGCAAGAGCTTCCGGAGCCTGGTCTACCAGAACATCTTCGTGTCCATGCAGAGCATGATTGAGGCTATGGAACGGCTGCAGATCCCCTTCAGCTGGCCCGAGAGCAAG CACCGGGCCAACCTGATCATGAGCCAGGACCCCTACAGGGTGACCACCTTCGAGAAGCACTACGCCGTGGCCATGCAGTGGCTGTGGAGGGACTCCGGCATCCGCGCCTGCTACGAGCGCCGGCGCGATTTCCACCTGCTCGACTCGGCAGTGTA CTACCTGTCAAATCTGGACCGCATCATGGAGGAGGGCTACATCCCTACCTCGCAGGACGTGCTCCGCAGCCGCATGCCCACCACCGGCATCAACGAGTACTGCTTCTCCGTGCAGAAAACCAGCCTGCG GATCGTGGACGTCGGGGGCCAAAAGTCAGAACGCAAGAAGTGGATCCACTGCTTCGAGAATGTGATCGCCCTCATCTACCTGGCCTCGCTGAGCGAATACGACCAGTGTCTGGAGGAAAACAACCAAGAG AACCGAATGAAGGAGAGCCTGGCCCTGTTTGGCACCATCCTGGAACTGCCCTGGTTCAAAAGCACTTCCGTCATCCTCTTCCTCAACAAAACTGACATCCTGGAGGAGAAgatccccacctcccacctggcTACCTACTTCCCCAGTTTCCAGG
- the GNA11 gene encoding guanine nucleotide-binding protein subunit alpha-11 isoform X1 — protein MTLESMMACCLSDEVKESKRINAEIEKQLRRDKRDARRELKLLLLGTGESGKSTFIKQMRIIHGAGYSEEDKRGFTKLVYQNIFTAMQAMIRAMETLKILYKYEQNKANALLIREVDVEKVTTFEHRYVSAIKTLWNDPGIQECYDRRREYQLSDSAKYYLTDVDRIATSGYLPTQQDVLRVRVPTTGIIEYPFDLENIIFRMVDVGGQRSERRKWIHCFENVTSIMFLVALSEYDQVLVESDNENRMEESKALFRTIVTYPWFQNSSVILFLNKKDLLEDKILHSHLVDYFPEFDGPQRDAQAAREFILKMFVDLNPDSDKIIYSHFTCATDTENIRFVFAAVKDTILQLNLKEYNLV, from the exons ATGACTCTGGAGTCCATGATGGCGTGTTGCCTGAGCGATGAGGTGAAGGAGTCCAAGCGGATCAACGCCGAGATCGAGAAACAGCTGCGGCGGGACAAGCGCGACGCCCGGCGCGAGCTCAAGCTACTGCTGCTCG GCACGGGCGAGAGCGGGAAGAGCACGTTCATCAAGCAGATGCGCATCATCCACGGGGCGGGCTACTCGGAGGAGGACAAGCGGGGCTTCACCAAGCTGGTGTACCAGAACATCTTCACCGCCATGCAGGCCATGATCCGGGCCATGGAGACCCTCAAGATCCTATACAAGTACGAGCAGAACAAG GCCAACGCGCTCCTGATCCGGGAGGTGGATGTGGAGAAGGTGACCACCTTCGAGCACCGGTACGTGAGTGCCATCAAGACGCTGTGGAACGACCCCGGCATCCAGGAGTGCTACGACCGCCGGCGGGAGTACCAGCTCTCGGACTCTGCCAAGTA CTACCTGACTGACGTGGACCGCATCGCCACCTCGGGCTACCTGCCCACCCAGCAGGACGTGCTGCGAGTGCGCGTGCCCACCACTGGCATCATCGAGTACCCCTTCGACCTGGAGAACATCATCTTCAG GATGGTGGACGTGGGGGGCCAGAGGTCCGAGCGGAGGAAGTGGATCCACTGCTTTGAGAACGTGACGTCCATCATGTTCCTCGTGGCCCTCAGCGAGTACGACCAAGTGCTGGTGGAGTCGGACAACGAG AACCGCATGGAGGAGAGCAAAGCACTGTTCCGGACCATCGTCACCTACCCCTGGTTCCAGAACTCGTCCGTCATCCTCTTCCTCAACAAGAAGGACCTGCTGGAGGACAAGATCCTCCACTCCCACCTGGTGGACTACTTCCCCGAGTTCGACG GCCCGCAGCGGGACGCACAGGCCGCCCGGGAGTTCATCCTGAAGATGTTCGTGGACCTGAACCCCGACAGTGACAAGATCATCTATTCCCACTTCACGTGCGCCACCGACACGGAGAACATCCGCTTCGTCTTCGCCGCTGTCAAGGACACCATCCTGCAGCTCAACCTGAAGGAGTACAACCTGGTGTGA
- the GNA11 gene encoding guanine nucleotide-binding protein subunit alpha-11 isoform X2: MRIIHGAGYSEEDKRGFTKLVYQNIFTAMQAMIRAMETLKILYKYEQNKANALLIREVDVEKVTTFEHRYVSAIKTLWNDPGIQECYDRRREYQLSDSAKYYLTDVDRIATSGYLPTQQDVLRVRVPTTGIIEYPFDLENIIFRMVDVGGQRSERRKWIHCFENVTSIMFLVALSEYDQVLVESDNENRMEESKALFRTIVTYPWFQNSSVILFLNKKDLLEDKILHSHLVDYFPEFDGPQRDAQAAREFILKMFVDLNPDSDKIIYSHFTCATDTENIRFVFAAVKDTILQLNLKEYNLV, from the exons ATGCGCATCATCCACGGGGCGGGCTACTCGGAGGAGGACAAGCGGGGCTTCACCAAGCTGGTGTACCAGAACATCTTCACCGCCATGCAGGCCATGATCCGGGCCATGGAGACCCTCAAGATCCTATACAAGTACGAGCAGAACAAG GCCAACGCGCTCCTGATCCGGGAGGTGGATGTGGAGAAGGTGACCACCTTCGAGCACCGGTACGTGAGTGCCATCAAGACGCTGTGGAACGACCCCGGCATCCAGGAGTGCTACGACCGCCGGCGGGAGTACCAGCTCTCGGACTCTGCCAAGTA CTACCTGACTGACGTGGACCGCATCGCCACCTCGGGCTACCTGCCCACCCAGCAGGACGTGCTGCGAGTGCGCGTGCCCACCACTGGCATCATCGAGTACCCCTTCGACCTGGAGAACATCATCTTCAG GATGGTGGACGTGGGGGGCCAGAGGTCCGAGCGGAGGAAGTGGATCCACTGCTTTGAGAACGTGACGTCCATCATGTTCCTCGTGGCCCTCAGCGAGTACGACCAAGTGCTGGTGGAGTCGGACAACGAG AACCGCATGGAGGAGAGCAAAGCACTGTTCCGGACCATCGTCACCTACCCCTGGTTCCAGAACTCGTCCGTCATCCTCTTCCTCAACAAGAAGGACCTGCTGGAGGACAAGATCCTCCACTCCCACCTGGTGGACTACTTCCCCGAGTTCGACG GCCCGCAGCGGGACGCACAGGCCGCCCGGGAGTTCATCCTGAAGATGTTCGTGGACCTGAACCCCGACAGTGACAAGATCATCTATTCCCACTTCACGTGCGCCACCGACACGGAGAACATCCGCTTCGTCTTCGCCGCTGTCAAGGACACCATCCTGCAGCTCAACCTGAAGGAGTACAACCTGGTGTGA